From the Lysinibacillus fusiformis genome, the window TGTTAGATGATTTCATATCGATTAAAGTAACGTATAACCAACTTACTTTTTTCGTTACAATTGGTTTTAGTGTAATTGTTTCATCTACTGCTACTTCATCGAGTGTAACGGCTTTTTTTACTCTGTTTGTAATAATAAGCTGACCATCCACGCTAACATCCTGAATCTTTACATAGTCTGCATTTACCGTAAGATCTCCAGAGATTTGTGCGTTACCTCCATCAAAATAGACAGATTTTTTGCTTGTACCTGCTTTGTTTAATATTAATGCGGTAACATCGGTAATTTGACCATTTTTCACTACAATAGTAGCTCGAGCATTCGTTAATGCTGCTTTATTGGAAGTTTGAAATAGTGGCTTTAAGGCCTGTTGGATTCTGTAAGTACCGTTCGAAGTAATAACCGTATCATTAGTAATATTTTTAATCGTTACGGATTCTCCTGCTAATTTTACTGCTGCTACCTGTGTCTCATATAAATTTGATTGAATTTGAGATGATGCGGCACTCGCAGTAGACATTGGTAATACTAGTGTCGCTGTAATAGCCGTGGCCATTAATGTTGATAGCGCTTTATTTTTCATGTAAGTCACTCCAATCATTCTATTTAATAGTTAATATATCATATTCTTCTATAATTTAGAATTCGAAGAGAATGTTTTACTATGAATCTCAATTCAAATAAGTCATTAGTCCTTATTTAAGAAGAATAAATAATTAGTGTAGTATCGGTATTTTTCTCTATAATTCTGTAAATTTTCTACTTTATTCGCTAATTATTTTATTGTGATACAAACCTCCATCCATTATTATTAGTATAAAAGTGGGGTGTTAGTTATGAAAAAATCAAGAGGAATTGCCTTAAAACTTTCTTCCCTAATAATAGGATTATTTCTTATTTTATTTTTATCCTATACAGTAACAACAGGGATTATTATAAAAAAGCAAAGTGTTGAAGACGCAGAGCATGGAACATTGCAAACAGCTGAATCTTCTGCCGCTATTATGAGTGAACGCTTTAAGAAAGCCAATACGACATTACAAACAACAAAGCGTATCATAGAAAGCCTGGAGAAGAATAATACGTTGTCTACCAAAGGTGTCATAGACATAATGGAAAATAATTTAGCTAACAATAATGACATTCTTGGGGTAGGAGCAATCTTTGAGCAAGATTCTATTATTCTAGTACCAACTGAGGCAGCTTTAATAGATACTAAAAAGCGTTTTATGCCTTATTTAAGTAAAAACGGAAATGATATCACGACTGCTCTAATCGAAGGAATTGATGATAAGAGTGTTTCTGAATGGTATTGGGTACCAAAAGAAGAGAGACGTGCAGTTTTGACGGAGCCCTATGAGTATAATGTAAACGGACAAAGCGTTTTAATGACAACCATTTCGGTGCCATTAATCAATGCTTCTGGAACATTTTTCGGTGTATTGACAGCGGATGTATCGATAGATTTTTTAAATGATTTAACAAAATCGAATGCCCCAGAAGGCGGTTACGCAGCAATTATTACCAATAAAGGTGTGCTAACAGCTAACAGTTTTGGTGAAGAGCTAGTTGGGCGCAATATGCAAGAGGATCCTACTTGGACAAGTATTAGTAAGACAATGGAAAATGGTGAGCTAACAAGTATATACGTTGATTCTAATCAACTGAAGGAAAAAGCATATAATGTTTTTGCTCCAATGATTTTAGAGGATATTGACGAAACATGGACTGTTCAAGTCGTGCTAGCTGAATCAAAGATTCTAGAGACATATAATCATGTATTTGTATTTACGATTATTGCTTCTATTATTATGGTTGTTTTGATGACAGCAGCAAGTGTGTTATTCATCTATAAACAGTTAAAGCCACTTAAATTTTTACGTGCATCGATTGAAACTGCGGCTGAGGGAGATTTAACACAAAAGGTAGAAGAGAAATATATTAAGTCTGATGAAATAGGTGCAGTGGCGATTGCTTATAATAATATGCTAGATAAAACCAATAGTGCGATTCAATCCGTGCTTAATTCTACGATGTTATTGAACCAATCTTCTAATCAGGTACATGAGGCGTTTAATGAAGTAGTTGCTTCTAGTCAGGAGGTTTCTGTAGCTATCAATGAAATTGCACAAGGAGCTTCGAAGCAATCAGAGGATACAGAAGAAACAAATTATCGAATGATGGATTTATCTGATCAAATTGATGCCATTACGGCTCTTTCCAACGAAATGGATGAGCTATCTCATAAAACAGGTGTAACGACAGAAAAAGGATTGCATGAAGTTGAAAGCTTACGGGAGCGTAATATGGAGACAAATGAGATGAATGGGCGTATCCAGCAGCAAATGGAATCATTGGCCTCTAATATTGCGAATATTAATCAGATTATTGCTTCAATCCAGAGCGTTACCGAGCAGACTAATTTGCTAGCTTTAAACGCAAGTATTGAGGCCGCACGTGCTGGTGAACATGGTAAAGGATTTGCGGTAGTTGCAGAGGAAGTTAGAAAGCTGGCGGAACAATCTAAGAATGAAACAGAAATTATTAAGAGTACAGTAGAAAGCATTCTTGAAAATTCTCAGCAAACGGTTGCAGTCATTGCATCTAATGCAGATTTAATGCACGCTCAAAATGAGTCAGTACAAAGCACGCAACTAGCATTTAAAGATAGCAGTGACTTGTCAGGTTCAATTGCGAATTCTATTAGTGAATTAATGAATAAACTATCTAGTATGTTAGAGCATAAAAATCAGGCAATCATGTCCATCCAAAGTATTTCGGCTATTTCAGAGCAAACAGCAGCTTCTGCAGAACAAGTAAGTGCTTCTGCTATGGATCAACAAGCAGAATTACAAAAAGTAGCAGAGTCTATTCAAAGTATGAACGATATTTCAAATGAGCTACAAGAAGTTGTAAATCGATTTAAGCTTGCTTAAAAGGAAAGGCTGCCTTCAATATAGGGGCAGTCTTTCTTTTATTGTGAAAGTAAGAGAAATTGACCTAAAAAGAATTCAGCACTACTATTAACACTGGAAGGGGGACATTGATATGATGTATCTCGGAATGATTTTCTTTCAAATTGTTGTACCTATTTTAGTGTTACTTGTAATCGGCGCTATACTACAAAAGAAATTTCGCTTTAACTTAAAAGCAATGTCTCAGCTTATTACATACTGCTTTATGCCAGCAGCTGTTTTTGTGAATTTATATGAAACGCATGTAGAATTATCTGTTCTGGGAGAAGTCGGGTTATTTATTATGCTCTTTATCGGTAGTCAAATGATACTCAGTCATTTAATGGCGAAAGGGTTAGGTTTAGCCAAAACAGAGGCGGCTGTCTTTAAAAATAGTGTGGTGCTTATTAACTCTGGCAATTACGGTATTCCAGTGGCTCAAATGATTTTTGCCACGCAACCTATTGGCGTAGCAATTCAGGTCATGCTTGTAATCTTTCAAAATATGACAACTTATACATATGGTTTGTACAATTTGATTTCTTCTACGAAGTCGGGTATGACAATCATCAAAGATTTCTTTAAAATGCCCATTATTCATGCACTGATTATAGGCGTTGCTATGAACTATTTTGATATCGGTATACCGCAGTTTATCAAAATACCGGTAGAGCATGTGGCAGATGGATTTATTGCTGTGGCATTAATTACCTTGGGTGCGCAATTGTCACAACTTGAGATCAAATCAATGTTTAATAAAACGGTCTTTGTCAGCTGTTTTACACGATTAATTATTGGACCAGCTGTTGCATTAGTCATTATTTATGTATTGGGATTAGATGGAGTCGTCGCACAATCACTGTTTATAGCCAGTGCCTTTCCAACATCTCGTAATAGTTCTAGTCTAGCATTGGAATATGATGTAGAATCAGCAACAGCCGCGCAAGCTGTTTTATTTTCAACTATTGTGAGCTGTATAACCGTAACAATTGTGATTTATTTTGCAGAAGTATTATTTACCTAGTTAGCTGAAAGACAAAAAAATATAACTTCCATCTCTTAGTAATATCTGCTACACTAGCATCAAACTAAATAGTATTAACTAGGGGAGTCTGATGAGTCAGGCTGAGAGGGAAACGCTTAGAGGTTTCTTGACCCTTTGGACCTGATCTGGCTCATACCAGCGTGGGAAAGTTAAGAAGCTATTGCAGAGTATGCAATTAATAGACCTTTACATTCATGGCCGGATCCAAATAATTATTTTGGATTCGGCTTTTATTTATTTGATTGTTGGGGTGAGCTAGATTCGGTCCTTGTATCAAAATACATTTAAGGGAGAGAAGTAGCTCATGTCAGTAGTAAGTGAAAAGAATATTACGATTATGTCCAGCTTTGAAGGAAGCAAAAAAGTGTATGTGGAAGGATCACGCCCCGATATTTTAGTACCTATGCGTGAAATCGCATTAAGTCCCACAACTGGTAGCTTTGGGGATGAAGAAAATGCACCTATTCGAGTATATGATACGAGTGGTCCTTACACAGATCCAGCCTATCAAGCGGATATTACAAAAGGTTTACCAGTTTTACGACGCACATGGATAGAAGAACGAGGGGATGTTGAAGAATATGAGGGGCGTACGATTAAACCAGAGGATAATGGTTTTCGTCGTGCAGATGACCCGCGTAATCATGAAAATGTCTTTCCTGAATTAGCAAGAAAGCCTTTACGTGCTAAAAAAGGTAAAAATGTAACACAGCTTCATTATGCGCGAAATGGCATTATAACACCTGAAATGGAGTTCGTAGCCATCCGTGAAAATATGGACCCTGAATTTGTTCGTTCAGAAATTGCAGCAGGGCGAGCTATTATGCCTTCTAATATTAATCACCCTGAGGCAGAGCCAATGATTATTGGCCGTAATTTCCATGTGAAAATCAATGCAAACATTGGGAATTCGGCGGTATCTTCGTCCATTGCAGAAGAAGTTGAGAAAATGACGTGGGCAACTCGATGGGGTGCAGATAACATTATGGATCTTTCAACAGGTAAGCATATTCATACAACGAGAGAATGGATTATTCGAAATGCTGCAGTGCCAGTGGGAACTGTGCCAATTTATCAGGCTTTAGAGAAAGTGAATGGCATAGCAGAGGATTTAACATGGGAGGTATATCGTGATACCCTTATTGAACAAGCCGAGCAGGGTGTTGATTATTTCACCATTCATGCAGGTGTCCTTTTACGCTATGTACCGCTTACGGTAAATCGTGTAACAGGCATTGTATCTCGTGGGGGTTCTATAATGGCACAGTGGTGTTTATATCATCATCAAGAGAATTTCCTTTATACACACTTTGAGGAAATCTGTGAAATTATGAAAGCTTATGATGTTGCTTTTTCCTTAGGTGATGGTTTACGTCCAGGCTCAATTGCAGATGCCAATGACGAGGCACAATTTGCAGAGCTTGAAACACTAGGCGAACTAACGCAAATTGCTTGGAAGCATGATGTTCAGGTGATGGTTGAAGGGCCAGGTCATGTACCGATGCATCTCATTAAAGAAAATATGGATAAGCAATTAGAGGTTTGTAAGGAAGCGCCCTTCTATACATTAGGCCCACTAACAACAGATATTGCTCCGGGTTATGATCATATTACCTCAGCCATTGGTGCAGCGATGATTGGCTGGTTTGGTACAGCGATGCTTTGTTATGTGACACCGAAAGAGCATCTTGGCTTACCGAATCGTGAGGACGTTCGCGTGGGCGTTATTACTTATAAAATTGCTGCACATGCTGCTGATTTAGCAAAAGGGCATCCTGGTGCACAACAACGAGACGATGCACTGTCTAAAGCACGTTTTGAATTCCGTTGGCGTGATCAATTCAATCTGTCATTAGATCCAGAACGTGCAGTGGAATATCATGATGAGACACTGCCAGCAGAGGGAGCAAAAACAGCGCACTTTTGTTCTATGTGCGGTCCTAAATTCTGTAGTATGAGAATTTCACAGGATATCCGTAATTATGCTAAAGAAAAGGATTTAAATACTACTGAAGCGATCCATCAAGGTATGAAGGATAAGGCGGAGGAGTTTAAAAAAGCAGGTAGTCAAATTTACCAATAATGAAAGAAAAGGCTTATGTCAAATTATAGACATAGGCCTTTTCTTAATCAAAAAACTCCATGTGAATGATGGATTCACATGGAGTAAAAGTTGGATTTGGATATCAATAATAAGTGGAATATTAAACGTTTGTTGGTTGTTTTACATATGGGTTTGTAAGGTCCATACCTTCTAATGAAAGACCCATCGCTTTTGCAACACCTTCACCATATGCTGGGTCAGCTAAATAGCAGTGAAGGATGTGACGACGCTTGATGAATTCTTCAACAGAAGCCATATCATTCGCTGTATTTTCAAATAGGCGTTGTTGCTCTTCCGCAGTCAATAGACGGAATAGTTTACCTGGTTGTTCAAAGTAATTATTATCGTCTTCACGGAAGTCATGAATACCTGCATGACCATCAATGCGTAATTCAGGCTCTTTATGGTCTAAGTTATGCTCCCATTCACCATAGCTATTTGGTTCATAGCCTAATGTTGAACCAAGGTTGCCGTCAAAGCGCATTGCTCCATCTCGGTGGAAAGTACGGAATGGGCATTTTGGTGCGTTAACAGGAAGCATATAGTGGTTTACTCCTAAACGGTAGCGTTGTGCATCCGCATAGGCAAAGATACGACCTTGTAACATTTTATCTGGTGAGAAGCTAATACCAGGGATGATGTTAGATGGTGCAAATGCAGCTTGTTCCACTTCTGCAAAGTAGTTGTCCGGGTTTTTGTTTAACTCAAACTCACCTACAGGAATTAATGGGAAGTCTTTTTTATACCATACCTTTGTTAAATCAAATGGGTTGTATGGCAGCTCACGAGCTTGCTCCTCTGTCATTACCTGAATATACATTTTCCATTTAGGGAAATCGCCTTTTTCGATGGCTTCATATAAATCACGTTGTGAAGATTCACGGTCTTGGCCAATAATCTCATTCGCCTCGGCACCAGTTAAGTTTTTAATGCCTTGCTCTGTACGGAAGTGGAACTTAACCCAAACGCGCTCATTATCAGCATTGATAAAGCTATACGTATGAGATCCAAAACCGTGCATATTGCGGTAACCAGCTGGAATACCACGGTCAGACATAACAATTGTCACTTGATGAAGTGCTTCAGGTAATGAAGTCCAGAAATCCCAGTTAGAGTTGGCATTTTTCATATTTGTACGT encodes:
- a CDS encoding methyl-accepting chemotaxis protein, translated to MKKSRGIALKLSSLIIGLFLILFLSYTVTTGIIIKKQSVEDAEHGTLQTAESSAAIMSERFKKANTTLQTTKRIIESLEKNNTLSTKGVIDIMENNLANNNDILGVGAIFEQDSIILVPTEAALIDTKKRFMPYLSKNGNDITTALIEGIDDKSVSEWYWVPKEERRAVLTEPYEYNVNGQSVLMTTISVPLINASGTFFGVLTADVSIDFLNDLTKSNAPEGGYAAIITNKGVLTANSFGEELVGRNMQEDPTWTSISKTMENGELTSIYVDSNQLKEKAYNVFAPMILEDIDETWTVQVVLAESKILETYNHVFVFTIIASIIMVVLMTAASVLFIYKQLKPLKFLRASIETAAEGDLTQKVEEKYIKSDEIGAVAIAYNNMLDKTNSAIQSVLNSTMLLNQSSNQVHEAFNEVVASSQEVSVAINEIAQGASKQSEDTEETNYRMMDLSDQIDAITALSNEMDELSHKTGVTTEKGLHEVESLRERNMETNEMNGRIQQQMESLASNIANINQIIASIQSVTEQTNLLALNASIEAARAGEHGKGFAVVAEEVRKLAEQSKNETEIIKSTVESILENSQQTVAVIASNADLMHAQNESVQSTQLAFKDSSDLSGSIANSISELMNKLSSMLEHKNQAIMSIQSISAISEQTAASAEQVSASAMDQQAELQKVAESIQSMNDISNELQEVVNRFKLA
- a CDS encoding AEC family transporter: MMYLGMIFFQIVVPILVLLVIGAILQKKFRFNLKAMSQLITYCFMPAAVFVNLYETHVELSVLGEVGLFIMLFIGSQMILSHLMAKGLGLAKTEAAVFKNSVVLINSGNYGIPVAQMIFATQPIGVAIQVMLVIFQNMTTYTYGLYNLISSTKSGMTIIKDFFKMPIIHALIIGVAMNYFDIGIPQFIKIPVEHVADGFIAVALITLGAQLSQLEIKSMFNKTVFVSCFTRLIIGPAVALVIIYVLGLDGVVAQSLFIASAFPTSRNSSSLALEYDVESATAAQAVLFSTIVSCITVTIVIYFAEVLFT
- the thiC gene encoding phosphomethylpyrimidine synthase ThiC codes for the protein MSVVSEKNITIMSSFEGSKKVYVEGSRPDILVPMREIALSPTTGSFGDEENAPIRVYDTSGPYTDPAYQADITKGLPVLRRTWIEERGDVEEYEGRTIKPEDNGFRRADDPRNHENVFPELARKPLRAKKGKNVTQLHYARNGIITPEMEFVAIRENMDPEFVRSEIAAGRAIMPSNINHPEAEPMIIGRNFHVKINANIGNSAVSSSIAEEVEKMTWATRWGADNIMDLSTGKHIHTTREWIIRNAAVPVGTVPIYQALEKVNGIAEDLTWEVYRDTLIEQAEQGVDYFTIHAGVLLRYVPLTVNRVTGIVSRGGSIMAQWCLYHHQENFLYTHFEEICEIMKAYDVAFSLGDGLRPGSIADANDEAQFAELETLGELTQIAWKHDVQVMVEGPGHVPMHLIKENMDKQLEVCKEAPFYTLGPLTTDIAPGYDHITSAIGAAMIGWFGTAMLCYVTPKEHLGLPNREDVRVGVITYKIAAHAADLAKGHPGAQQRDDALSKARFEFRWRDQFNLSLDPERAVEYHDETLPAEGAKTAHFCSMCGPKFCSMRISQDIRNYAKEKDLNTTEAIHQGMKDKAEEFKKAGSQIYQ
- a CDS encoding catalase; this translates as MTNANDRSRRFTTAGGAPVVSNHDSMSAGPRGPLLLQDVWLVEKLANFNREVIPERRMHAKGSGAFGTFTVTHDISQYTKAKIFSEIGKKTEMFARFSTVAGERGAADAERDIRGFALKFYTEEGNWDLVGNNTPVFFFRDPLHFTDLNHVVKRDPRTNMKNANSNWDFWTSLPEALHQVTIVMSDRGIPAGYRNMHGFGSHTYSFINADNERVWVKFHFRTEQGIKNLTGAEANEIIGQDRESSQRDLYEAIEKGDFPKWKMYIQVMTEEQARELPYNPFDLTKVWYKKDFPLIPVGEFELNKNPDNYFAEVEQAAFAPSNIIPGISFSPDKMLQGRIFAYADAQRYRLGVNHYMLPVNAPKCPFRTFHRDGAMRFDGNLGSTLGYEPNSYGEWEHNLDHKEPELRIDGHAGIHDFREDDNNYFEQPGKLFRLLTAEEQQRLFENTANDMASVEEFIKRRHILHCYLADPAYGEGVAKAMGLSLEGMDLTNPYVKQPTNV